From Chryseobacterium sp. IHB B 17019, one genomic window encodes:
- a CDS encoding OmpH family outer membrane protein has translation MKNFKIVFSFVLFLLFGISNAQKIGVVDTDYILNKLPQYQEAEARLNSQIDTWESELQNLQSEYERKRSAFESEKVLLIGDQLKLREKEVMDLEKNIKTTTSLRFGATGEIKKLRTNLVQPFQDQIWGAIKTMAEKNGLGMVLDKTSNNVIFLQKRFDYSDKVLDILLKGNDKKEKTNSKK, from the coding sequence ATGAAAAATTTTAAAATTGTTTTCTCGTTTGTTTTATTTTTGCTTTTTGGTATAAGCAACGCACAAAAAATTGGTGTTGTGGATACTGATTATATCTTAAATAAGCTTCCTCAATATCAAGAGGCGGAGGCAAGACTAAATTCACAGATTGACACTTGGGAATCTGAACTTCAAAACCTACAATCTGAATATGAACGTAAAAGATCAGCCTTTGAAAGTGAAAAAGTGCTTTTGATAGGCGATCAGTTGAAGCTAAGAGAAAAGGAAGTAATGGATCTGGAGAAAAATATCAAAACCACTACCAGCTTACGTTTCGGAGCTACTGGAGAAATTAAAAAGCTGAGAACAAATTTAGTTCAGCCTTTCCAGGATCAGATCTGGGGCGCAATCAAAACGATGGCTGAGAAAAACGGATTGGGCATGGTTCTTGATAAAACAAGTAACAATGTAATTTTCCTTCAGAAAAGATTTGATTATTCAGACAAGGTTTTGGATATCTTATTAAAAGGAAACGACAAAAAAGAAAAAACTAATAGTAAAAAGTAA
- a CDS encoding OmpH family outer membrane protein — translation MKKLSVLFAAVMMVVSVGMAKAQKIATLDVIGVLNAMPEKKKADTDLKAFLDTKQAEIKKKADAGQAKLKQYSEEAPKKTADENKAREAELAKMQEEIQQMNDKAQKDFVAKQDAAYEPIEKKLNDAVNKVAKANGYDYIMDANSSAFVFKGGPDATPAVKKELGVQ, via the coding sequence ATGAAAAAATTAAGTGTATTATTTGCAGCGGTAATGATGGTTGTATCGGTAGGTATGGCAAAAGCTCAAAAAATTGCTACTTTAGATGTTATAGGTGTTCTTAATGCAATGCCTGAAAAGAAAAAAGCAGATACTGATCTTAAAGCTTTCTTAGATACTAAACAAGCTGAAATTAAAAAGAAGGCAGATGCTGGACAAGCTAAATTAAAGCAATATTCTGAAGAAGCACCTAAGAAAACTGCTGACGAAAACAAAGCTAGAGAAGCTGAATTAGCAAAAATGCAGGAAGAAATCCAGCAAATGAACGACAAAGCTCAAAAAGACTTTGTTGCTAAGCAAGATGCAGCTTACGAACCAATCGAGAAAAAGCTGAATGATGCTGTAAATAAAGTTGCTAAAGCAAACGGTTACGATTATATCATGGATGCAAACTCTTCTGCTTTCGTATTCAAAGGAGGTCCGGATGCGACTCCAGCTGTGAAAAAAGAATTAGGTGTTCAATAA
- a CDS encoding acyl-CoA thioesterase, giving the protein MNKEVSTTVKVRFSDCDPIGHLNNVKYLEYMFNAREDHVETFYGFTYEEYTKKTGCTWIAIQNEIAYLKEVRYNTSVVISSKTIDVQDRTAKVEILMKSLDENTVHAVLWVTVIYFNVKTRKSEVHPQDIKDTFGKFYVDLEQKDFQSRVKFLRSQNAKNS; this is encoded by the coding sequence ATGAATAAAGAAGTATCAACTACGGTAAAGGTTAGGTTTAGCGATTGTGATCCCATCGGACATTTAAATAATGTGAAATATCTGGAATATATGTTCAATGCCAGAGAAGATCATGTCGAAACATTTTACGGTTTCACTTACGAAGAATATACCAAAAAGACTGGTTGTACCTGGATCGCGATTCAAAACGAAATAGCATATTTAAAAGAAGTAAGATACAATACCTCGGTGGTGATCAGCAGCAAAACCATCGATGTTCAGGACAGGACTGCAAAAGTTGAGATCTTAATGAAAAGCCTGGACGAAAACACAGTTCATGCAGTATTGTGGGTGACGGTAATTTATTTTAATGTTAAAACAAGAAAATCAGAAGTACATCCACAAGACATTAAAGATACATTTGGTAAATTTTATGTAGATTTAGAGCAGAAAGATTTCCAGTCGAGAGTTAAATTTTTAAGATCACAAAACGCAAAAAATTCATAA